ACTTCCAAGCTTCCCGGTCGCCGGCCGGCACCGTGTCGGTGTGCAGGAGGAGGAAGAGCTTGCGATAGCCCGGTTCACCGCGCCCGACCCGTGCCAGGAGATTGTCCCGCCCCGGGGTGCGGGCGTGCGTCGACCAGGCAACCTTCCAGTCTTTCAAGTGTGCCGCGAGGACCTCGGTGACACGGCTTTCCATCCCCGGCGCCGGCATGTCATCCGGACCGCCCTGCGGGTAGTCCTGCAGCAAGTAGTCCACGGTACGGCGCCGGCAGATCTCGAGCGTGAGATCCACGATGAAATCCCGTAGCTTGGCGGCGCGTTGTTCGTACGCGCTGGTGTCGATGCTCATGCGGAGCATGCTAGGCAAGGGTGCCGCGGGTGTCAACCGTACCGGCGGGATGCTAGAGTCCCCGTTCCAGGATGGAGTCCGGCTGCAAGAAGCGTGGGGGGATCGTGGCAGAAGTCTCGCGCGCCGTTCTCGTCACCGGCTGCTCCACCGGCATCGGCGCCGCCACCGCCCGCTTACTCGCGACCCAGGGCTACGCGGTGTACGCGACGGCGCGCCGCCCGGAAACACTGGGCTCCCTGGCGCAGGCCGGCTGCACGACGCTCGTTCTCGACATCGCCAGCGAGGCTTCGATGCAGGAAGCAGTGCGCGCCGTCGAAGCGCGCGCCGGTGTCGTGGGCATCCTGATCAACAACGCCGGCTACAGCCAGTCGGGAGCGATGGAAGAGCTCACACCGGAGCAGGTGCGGCGGCAGTTCGAGACCAATGTCTTCGGCACCCTTCGCCTCACCCAGCTCGTCCTGCCCGGCATGCGCCGGCAGCGCTGGGGGCGCATCGTCAACGTCGGTTCCATGGGAGGCCGGCTGACCTTTCCGGGAGGCGGCATCTACCACGCCACGAAGTATGCCCTGGAAGCGATGAGCGACGCCCTGCGCTTCGAGGTGCGGGCTTTCGGCATCGATGTCGTTCTCGTCCAGCCGGGTCTCGTGCGCACCAGCTTCAGCGACACCGCTGTCGGCGGCATGCCGGCTGCCGGGAGCGCGAGCCCCTACGCGACGCTCAACGAGTCGGTGGCACGTCTGACGCGGGAAGCCTACGTGAAGGGACTGCTCAGTAAGCTGGCGGGTGAGCCGCAGGACGTGGCGCGCGTCATCGCCCGGGCGCTGGCGGCACGCCGGCCGCGGGCGCGCTACCGGGCCATGCCCATGACGCGCACCCTGATGACGCTCCGGACCGTGGCGCCGGACCGGGTGTGGGATGCCTTCCTCCGAGCCTTCTATTCCGAGCCGCGTCCGAACTAGAAGAACCCCGTTGGATCCCGGTAGGGCTCCGTTCGCCCCTGCGTGGCACGTCGGATGCAGTTGGCAGTCCGATCCGAGTCTTCTTGGACCGCGCGCCAGGGGGCATTTGCCATCGGCGCGGATCCTGAGGCCGTTTGCACCGCCAGTACACCTCGGCCGAAGCCGGTGGTTCGTGCAGGCAGCCGCGGAGGAGCATGCGAACTGCAAGGGAACACTCTGCGTCTGGAGCACGCCCGCGCTGGGGTCTCGTCTTCACCTGGGTGGTTCTGCTCTCGGCCCTGGCGCTCGCGGCCTGGAGCCTGGTGATCGGCATCGTCACCCCCGATCCAGCCGGGGCTGCGAGCGAAGCGGGAAAGAAAGTCTCGGCCACGGGAACGGCGCCGGACGACTCGGAAAGCGCCCGGCTGAACGAGATCAATCGCGCTCTCGCGCTGATCGAATATGTCATCGGGGACTACCCGACTGCGGTGAGCGGCGAGGGCGAGATCCTGGACAGCGCGGAGTACGAGGAACAGCGCGCCGTCATCTCCGAGGTGCGGGACATCCTGGCGCCCGATCCGCGGCAGGCCGTTTCCATGCTGCGAGGTTCGAGCACGGTGCGCGAACCGGTAGATCTCATGCTGCTGCGCAACATGGCCAGCGTCCAGCGTCTGGTCTCCCGCAACGCGCCGTCGACGGAAGTGCAGGAGGCGCTGCGCACCCTGTGGCGCGACGTGGTGGAGGTCTACGACCTGCGTCTCTCGCCGGAGGAGCCGCCGAGCGTGTCGCAGGGCGGGGAGTTCTACACCGAGAGCTGCGCGGTCTGTCACGCTGGCGACGGGCGCGGGCGGACCGACTTGGCCCTGCATCTCGACCCGCCGCCAGCGGACCTGCTGGAGGCGCGCTTCGACGAGACGCTGACACCGGCCCGGGTCTTCAACGCGATCACCTTCGGCATCCCGGGAACTGCCATGCCGTCGTACGAAGTCCTCGACGAGAGCGAACGCTGGGACCTGGCTTTTTTCGTCCTCGCCTTACGGCAGGGCGAGGCGCGTGAGCTGGGGAACTGTGTCGCCGTCGGCGGCGATGGCAGCGGCGAAGACATGTGGCCTTCCATCGACGAACTCGCTGGCCTGAGCGACGCTGCACTCGCTTACTGGCTGCAAGAAGCCGGCGTCACCGACGAGTGCGTGGATCTGTACCGCGCCAAGCTCCGCTGGCAGATCGAGCCCTGAGGTTTCGAAGAGCCTTCCTCCCCCGCGCCTGCTCTCCGGCTCGAGGCCGCTTCGCTTGCTGCCTCCCAGCGACCGTCTGCTCCCTGCACTCAACCCGTTGAAATAAAAAGCCTTAAATGCCTAATCGGGGCACAGAGCGCATTTTCGAGCGGCGTCGGGCCACGGCGAAAACCCTCTGGAAATCCGTAAGGTCCCGTATCACAAGAAGATGCTTCCTCCAGACAGGTCTCTGAGATATACTCCGTGGCGAGCTAGCTAGCACATCGTCGGGCCCGCCGACGGGACCACTGCCCCGGTCGGCGTGGGGATCTGCATTCTTCATCGGCACCAGCTCCCGGAGGAATGAACTCATGTCCCGTAAAGCTAAAGTCATCGTACACAGCTTGTGCATCGCAGCCACGATGGCACTGTTCGGCACCGCCTGGTCGGTCACGGGCGACGCCTCTTTGTTCGTCGCCGGAGTGACGAACACGCCCACGCACTTCAACGTTCAGATCGGCGTGCCCGTCACCGTGGAGATCCACGGCGTTCCCACCCAGGAAGTGGGCAACCCGCTCCCTGCCACCATCGACGTCTGGGTCAAGAGCAGCCTCTTCGGCAACACCCAGCTCGTGGCGACCCGGATCGATGCTACGAGCAACTACAGCTTCACCTACACGCCGCCATCGATTGCGAATGGCGACGGATTCAATGCTTGCGGTACGACGACCGTGGCCTACAAGACCGTCGGCCGGATCGCCAACAACGACTACTGCGACGACGGGCTCAGGAACGGCACCTTCGATGCCGGTTCGGGACTGCGCTTCGTCGACGGCAGTGGCAATCCTCTCACCTGCGAAACCGTGGGCGTGGCACCGAGTCCCTGGGGTAAGGTCAAGTCGCTCTACCGCGACTGAGCTGGTGCGACGGGACTCTTCCGGAAGAATTGCCGATGAAAACGAGGCCGCTCGGAACGATCCGGGCGGCCTCGAAGTTTGTGCGCCTTTGCGACGTATGGATGGCTCTCTGGTTACCAGCGCGGCGACCGGGCGAAGCCGACCTCGCCGGTGTCGCGTTCCCACAGCCTGGCCGTGTCCGGGAAGATTCCGAGTTCCCGGAGGCTGCGGGCGTACTCGTAGCGGAGCACGATCGCGTCCGTGGCGGTGCGTTCCGGGTCGAACCACACCATCCGCACCGGATCGCGCCTGCGGTCGCCCCAACCGGTGCCGGCGAAACCTTCCGACTCCTCCGTCAGACGCTCCGGCTCTGACTGTTGTGACGAGGGGGCGCTGGGCTTTGACTTTGCCGCGCCCACCTGGTCGCGGGCCCGTGCGTCGGCGCCAGCCGAGGCTTCGTCACGGGCGCTCTCGTCCGACGACTTTTGGCGGCGAGAGATCTCATCGCTACGGTTGTACAGACGCACGCGGTCCACTTCGGCGAACGCCAGCACCCGGACCCAGCCCATGTCGCCGTTCGTCTGTCCGGTGCGACTCGCGTACGAGCGCTCCTCGTCCACGAAGAGGAAGCGCTGCACGTGCTCGAGCGAGGTGCGCCAGCCGCGGATCGTCGTCGTCTCCCAGGGATCGAGAACATACATCGGCTCTTCCGGGGAGAGCGACGAGTGCTCGCCGTTCACCACGTTGAGACCATCCACCGTGATCAGGACGCCGATGCGGCGCGGGCTCAAGTTGCGCAGCTGGAGCGCATAGCTCCGGCCGCGGACGGCCTCGAAGTAGTAGCGTTCGTCGGCAGCCGTACGATAGAGGGGCGCGCGCTTGCCATCCATGCGCACCTCGACGCTCACGAGAGCGCCGCGGGCACTGCGATCTCGGCTCCAGCCAGAAATGTTCCGTTGCGCGTCGGCCTTGCCGGCGGCAGTGAGCGCTAGGAGAGCAGCGAAAACCATGACCCCCAGGTGCCGGGGGAACGAGTGCCGCGGCGAGGTTTCCGGCCGCGGGCGAAGTACGAGCGACATGACCATCCTCCAGACCTGGGGACCGGGCGGGGTCCCGCGTTCGAGAGAGATACCGGTCCGCACCGCTCCTATTCCCGGGGCCTGGCAGCGCGGCGACCGCGGGTGGGCTGCATGGAAAAGTGGGAATCTCGGGGAAGCACGAGAAGCCGGAAGACCTTTATACTGACCGCCTCGGGAGGATGCCGTGGCGGTGGCGACGCTCATCTTTCTCCTCACCTATCTCCTCATCGGTCTCCAGCGCCTGCCGCGCTTGCACCTCGGGCGCCCGGCGGGAGCCATGCTGGGCGCCGTGGCCATGGTTCTCTGCGGCGTCCTCGACTTCGAGACGGCGAAGCGCGCCATCGACCTCGACACCCTCTTGTTCCTCCTGGGGATGATGATCGTCCTCGCCTACCTCGAACTCTCCGGCTTCTTCGAGATCCTGGAGCGCCGCATCATGGGCTACGCGCGCAGCCCGCGCTGGCTCCTGCTCCTCGTCATGGGTTCCTCGTCGCTGCTCTCGGCGCTCTTCATGAACGACACGATTTGTCTGCTCTTCACGCCCGTCGTGGTGCGTGTGACCAAGCGCCTGGAGCTGCCAACCGTGCCGTACCTCATCGGTCTCGCCGCGGCCGCGAACATCGGCAGTGCATGCACCATCGTCGGCAACCCGCAGAACGCCCTCATCGCCGTTCGCTCCGGCCTGGGTTTCCTGCCCTTCGCGGCGCGCCTGTGGCCGGTGTCTCTCTTCGGGAGCGCTGTCGCGGCGGGCCTCCTCTGCTGGATGTACCGCCGCCAGATCACCGGAGCGCCCCTCGTCGTCCCGCCCCCGCGCGAGCCGCAGTCGCCGCAACGCTGGATGCTCGTCTCCAGCTTGCTCGCAGGCCTGGGGATGACGGTGGCGCTCGCCTGCGGGGTGCCGCCGGCAGCGGCGGCGATGAGCGCAGCGGCAGCCGTCGTGATCGCCGGGGCGACGCGACCGCGGACGGCGCTGCAGAAGGTGGATTGGAGTCTGCTCCTCCTCTTCGGCGGTCTCTTCATCGTCATGCGTGGCGTGGAGCAAGCAGGTCTGGCGGACGAGGCGGTGGCGCGCGTGGCCGGGAACCTGGAAGGCGGCGACGGCCGCTCCTTGGCGCGCCTCGGCGTGGCGGTGACGCTTCTCTCACAAGCGGTGAGCAATGTGCCGGCGGTGATGTTCTTCGTACCGACACTGGAGGCCATGGATGGACCTGGAGGTCCACTGGGCGCATTGGCACGCGCGCTCGGAGTGGGCGGCGGGGGCGCCGGCGATCTCTGGCTCGGGCTCGCGGCGTTCTCCACCCTCGCAGGGAACCTGACGATCATCGGCTCCGTCGCCAACGTCATCGTTTTCGAGACAGCACGCCGCGACGGCGTCGAGGTGGGCTTCCGTGAATACTTCCGCGTCGGGCTCCCGGTCACCCTGGCGACGCTCGTCCTCGCCTGGCTGGTCCTCCTGCGCGGCTGAGCCGCTGCGCCTGCGGTTCGGTCGCCTCACGGCTTCCACCTGCGCAGGTGGAGTCCTCACGGGAGTCGTGCGATACGGCTCGGATCGTAGCGTACAGTGCGATCAAGGAAGGGGCGCGGTGCCGATCAGCTCGTAGCGTGTGTCGC
The sequence above is a segment of the Candidatus Krumholzibacteriia bacterium genome. Coding sequences within it:
- a CDS encoding SDR family NAD(P)-dependent oxidoreductase; this translates as MAEVSRAVLVTGCSTGIGAATARLLATQGYAVYATARRPETLGSLAQAGCTTLVLDIASEASMQEAVRAVEARAGVVGILINNAGYSQSGAMEELTPEQVRRQFETNVFGTLRLTQLVLPGMRRQRWGRIVNVGSMGGRLTFPGGGIYHATKYALEAMSDALRFEVRAFGIDVVLVQPGLVRTSFSDTAVGGMPAAGSASPYATLNESVARLTREAYVKGLLSKLAGEPQDVARVIARALAARRPRARYRAMPMTRTLMTLRTVAPDRVWDAFLRAFYSEPRPN
- a CDS encoding cytochrome c, which translates into the protein MRTAREHSASGARPRWGLVFTWVVLLSALALAAWSLVIGIVTPDPAGAASEAGKKVSATGTAPDDSESARLNEINRALALIEYVIGDYPTAVSGEGEILDSAEYEEQRAVISEVRDILAPDPRQAVSMLRGSSTVREPVDLMLLRNMASVQRLVSRNAPSTEVQEALRTLWRDVVEVYDLRLSPEEPPSVSQGGEFYTESCAVCHAGDGRGRTDLALHLDPPPADLLEARFDETLTPARVFNAITFGIPGTAMPSYEVLDESERWDLAFFVLALRQGEARELGNCVAVGGDGSGEDMWPSIDELAGLSDAALAYWLQEAGVTDECVDLYRAKLRWQIEP
- a CDS encoding SLC13 family permease; translation: MAVATLIFLLTYLLIGLQRLPRLHLGRPAGAMLGAVAMVLCGVLDFETAKRAIDLDTLLFLLGMMIVLAYLELSGFFEILERRIMGYARSPRWLLLLVMGSSSLLSALFMNDTICLLFTPVVVRVTKRLELPTVPYLIGLAAAANIGSACTIVGNPQNALIAVRSGLGFLPFAARLWPVSLFGSAVAAGLLCWMYRRQITGAPLVVPPPREPQSPQRWMLVSSLLAGLGMTVALACGVPPAAAAMSAAAAVVIAGATRPRTALQKVDWSLLLLFGGLFIVMRGVEQAGLADEAVARVAGNLEGGDGRSLARLGVAVTLLSQAVSNVPAVMFFVPTLEAMDGPGGPLGALARALGVGGGGAGDLWLGLAAFSTLAGNLTIIGSVANVIVFETARRDGVEVGFREYFRVGLPVTLATLVLAWLVLLRG